One segment of Aquimarina sp. BL5 DNA contains the following:
- a CDS encoding DUF3307 domain-containing protein, protein MIFSWILIAHWIGDFAFQTSKMAMGKSEEMKWLFVHVIVYTITLAMFSIFLFPIKIAIAYVLINSFLHGFTDFFTSKLTMRYRENPRIFFPLLGLDQMIHSITLYLTYIHLETILLF, encoded by the coding sequence ATGATCTTTAGCTGGATTCTCATAGCGCACTGGATAGGAGATTTTGCATTTCAAACCTCTAAAATGGCTATGGGAAAGAGCGAAGAAATGAAATGGTTATTCGTTCATGTTATAGTTTACACTATTACATTAGCGATGTTTAGTATTTTCTTATTCCCCATTAAAATTGCTATTGCTTACGTTTTAATAAACAGCTTTTTACATGGTTTCACCGATTTCTTTACTAGCAAACTCACAATGCGCTATCGAGAAAACCCACGAATCTTTTTTCCACTCCTCGGTTTGGATCAAATGATTCACAGCATTACATTATACCTCACTTATATTCATTTAGAGACGATACTACTCTTTTAA